Proteins encoded together in one Schumannella luteola window:
- a CDS encoding NAD(P)/FAD-dependent oxidoreductase — protein sequence MHRTVFERQAPPASAIDHALADTRHEVFWLDDVDRPAHPRLEGDHDADLVIVGGGYTGLWTAIVAKERNPALTVVLLEGKRIGWAASGRNGGFVEASLTHGEENGQRRWPEELPLLDALGLQNLDEIEATIARYDMKVDAQRTGTLALAVEPHQVEWLREEPVDDDHVFLDESAVRAEVNSPTYLAATWDKRGTLLAHPGKLAIELARVAVGLGVEIFEHSPARSIDDDPSGPADAGVIVATSRGSVRAEQAVLATNVFPSLLKRNRLMTVPVYDYVLATEPLDPAQLASIGWTNRQGLADVANQFHYYRMTADDRIVFGGYDAIYHYGGRVRESYEDRPESYRKLASHLLTTFPQLEGIRFSHRWAGAIDTSTRFCAFYGTARGGRVAYAAGFTGLGVAATRFAAQVMLDQLDGADTERTRLRMVRERPLPFPPEPAASMGINATRWSLDRADHSEGRRNVLLKALDAVGLGFDS from the coding sequence GTGCACCGCACCGTCTTCGAACGACAGGCCCCGCCCGCGAGCGCGATCGACCACGCGCTCGCCGACACCCGGCACGAGGTGTTCTGGCTCGACGACGTCGACCGGCCCGCGCATCCGCGCCTCGAGGGCGACCACGACGCCGACCTGGTGATCGTCGGCGGCGGGTACACCGGGCTCTGGACGGCGATCGTCGCGAAGGAGCGCAACCCCGCCCTCACGGTCGTGCTGCTCGAGGGCAAGCGGATCGGCTGGGCCGCGTCGGGACGCAACGGCGGCTTCGTCGAGGCGAGCCTCACCCACGGCGAGGAGAACGGCCAGCGCCGCTGGCCCGAGGAGCTGCCGCTGCTCGACGCCCTGGGCCTGCAGAACCTCGACGAGATCGAGGCCACGATCGCCCGCTACGACATGAAGGTGGATGCGCAGCGCACCGGCACCCTGGCGCTCGCCGTCGAGCCGCACCAGGTCGAGTGGCTGCGCGAGGAGCCCGTCGACGACGACCACGTCTTCCTCGACGAGTCCGCCGTGCGCGCCGAGGTGAACTCGCCCACCTATCTCGCCGCCACCTGGGACAAGCGCGGCACGCTGCTCGCGCATCCCGGCAAGCTCGCGATCGAGCTGGCCCGCGTCGCGGTCGGACTCGGCGTCGAGATCTTCGAGCACTCCCCCGCCCGCTCGATCGACGACGACCCGAGCGGCCCCGCGGACGCGGGCGTCATCGTCGCGACCTCGCGCGGCTCGGTGCGCGCCGAGCAGGCCGTGCTGGCGACCAACGTCTTCCCGTCGCTGCTCAAGCGCAACCGGCTCATGACCGTGCCGGTCTACGACTACGTGCTCGCGACCGAGCCGCTGGATCCCGCCCAGCTGGCCTCCATCGGCTGGACGAACCGGCAGGGCCTCGCCGATGTCGCCAATCAGTTCCACTACTACCGGATGACCGCCGACGACCGGATCGTCTTCGGCGGCTACGACGCGATCTACCACTACGGCGGCCGCGTGCGGGAGTCGTACGAGGATCGCCCCGAGTCGTACCGCAAGCTCGCCTCGCACCTGCTGACGACCTTCCCGCAGCTGGAGGGCATCCGCTTCAGCCACCGCTGGGCGGGCGCGATCGACACCAGCACCCGCTTCTGCGCCTTCTACGGCACCGCCCGCGGCGGCCGCGTCGCCTACGCCGCCGGCTTCACCGGGCTCGGCGTCGCCGCGACCCGCTTCGCCGCGCAGGTCATGCTCGACCAGCTCGACGGCGCCGACACCGAGCGCACGCGGCTGCGGATGGTGCGCGAGCGTCCGCTGCCCTTCCCGCCCGAGCCGGCCGCCTCGATGGGCATCAACGCGACCCGCTGGTCGCTCGACCGCGCCGACCACAGCGAGGGCCGCCGCAACGTGCTGCTCAAGGCGCTCGACGCGGTCGGGCTGGGGTTCGACTCGTGA